Proteins encoded by one window of Mus musculus strain C57BL/6J chromosome 10, GRCm38.p6 C57BL/6J:
- the Cnpy2 gene encoding protein canopy homolog 2 isoform X1: MRASEAVGALRWSDPVTLKMKGWGWLALLLGVLLGTAWARRSQDLHCGACRALVDELEWEIARVDPKKTIQMGSFRINPDGSQSVVEVPYARSEAHLTELLEEVCDRMKEYGEQIDPSTHRKNYVRVVSRNGESSELDLQGIRIDSDISGTLKFACESIVEEYEDELIEFFSREADNVKDKLCSKRTDLCDHALHRSHDEL, translated from the exons ATGCGAGCGTCAGAGGCTGTGGGCGCACTGAG GTGGAGCGACCCTGTTACACTAAAGATGAAAGGCTGGGGTTGGCTAGCCCTACTTTTGGGGGTCCTGCTGGGAACTGCCTGGGCTCGAAGGAGCCAAGATCTACACTGTGGAG CTTGCAGGGCTCTGGTGGATGAATTAGAGTGGGAAATTGCCCGCGTGGACCCCAAGAAGACCATTCAGATGGGATCCTTCCGAATCAATCCAGATGGCAGCCAGTCAGTTGTGGAG GTACCTTATGCCCGCTCAGAGGCCCACCTCACAGAGTTGCTTGAGGAGGTGTGTGACCGAATGAAGGAGTACGGGGAACAGATTGACCCTTCTACCCACCGCAAGAACTACGTACGCGTCGTGAGCCGGAATGGAGAATCCAGTGAACTAGACTTACAGGGCATCCGAATTGACTCAGATATCAGCGGCACCCTCAAGTTTGCG TGTGAGAGCATTGTGGAAGAATACGAGGATGAGCTTATCGAATTCTTCTCCAGAGAGGCTGACAACGTTAAAGACAAACTTTGCAGTAAGCGGACAG ATCTATGTGACCATGCCCTGCACAGATCTCACGATGAGCTATGA
- the Cnpy2 gene encoding protein canopy homolog 2 isoform X2, which produces MKGWGWLALLLGVLLGTAWARRSQDLHCGACRALVDELEWEIARVDPKKTIQMGSFRINPDGSQSVVEVPYARSEAHLTELLEEVCDRMKEYGEQIDPSTHRKNYVRVVSRNGESSELDLQGIRIDSDISGTLKFACESIVEEYEDELIEFFSREADNVKDKLCSKRTDLCDHALHRSHDEL; this is translated from the exons ATGAAAGGCTGGGGTTGGCTAGCCCTACTTTTGGGGGTCCTGCTGGGAACTGCCTGGGCTCGAAGGAGCCAAGATCTACACTGTGGAG CTTGCAGGGCTCTGGTGGATGAATTAGAGTGGGAAATTGCCCGCGTGGACCCCAAGAAGACCATTCAGATGGGATCCTTCCGAATCAATCCAGATGGCAGCCAGTCAGTTGTGGAG GTACCTTATGCCCGCTCAGAGGCCCACCTCACAGAGTTGCTTGAGGAGGTGTGTGACCGAATGAAGGAGTACGGGGAACAGATTGACCCTTCTACCCACCGCAAGAACTACGTACGCGTCGTGAGCCGGAATGGAGAATCCAGTGAACTAGACTTACAGGGCATCCGAATTGACTCAGATATCAGCGGCACCCTCAAGTTTGCG TGTGAGAGCATTGTGGAAGAATACGAGGATGAGCTTATCGAATTCTTCTCCAGAGAGGCTGACAACGTTAAAGACAAACTTTGCAGTAAGCGGACAG ATCTATGTGACCATGCCCTGCACAGATCTCACGATGAGCTATGA